One genomic region from Streptomyces sp. NBC_01431 encodes:
- a CDS encoding thiolase domain-containing protein, whose amino-acid sequence MAPTGSGGPARPARDVAIVAFAQTDHLRRTDELSEVEMLMPVLHRVLDATGLKTSDIGFTCSGSSDYLAGRAFSFTMALDGVGAWPPISESHVEMDGAWALYEAWVKILTGEADTALVYSYGKSSPGEVRDVLTRQLDPYYVAPLWPDSVALAALQAQALIDAGEADEAALASIADRSRASATANPHAQVRGSRPPGDYVVRPLRTGDCPPVGDGAAAVILAAGDRVRELCARPAWIRGMDHRIEAHSLGVRDLTDSPSSRLAATHAGAFERPVDTAELHAPFTSQEVVLRKALKLGDGVAVNPSGGALAANPVMAAGLIRLGEAAARIHRGESDRALAHATSGPCLQQNLVAVLEGES is encoded by the coding sequence ATGGCGCCCACCGGCTCCGGCGGTCCCGCCCGTCCGGCCCGCGACGTGGCGATCGTCGCCTTCGCGCAGACCGACCACCTGCGCCGCACGGACGAGCTGTCCGAAGTCGAGATGCTGATGCCGGTGCTGCACCGGGTGCTGGACGCGACCGGTCTCAAGACCAGCGACATCGGCTTCACCTGCTCGGGCTCCAGCGACTACCTCGCCGGCCGCGCCTTCTCCTTCACCATGGCCCTCGACGGCGTCGGCGCCTGGCCGCCGATCTCCGAGTCCCATGTGGAGATGGACGGCGCCTGGGCGCTGTACGAGGCCTGGGTGAAGATCCTCACCGGCGAGGCCGACACCGCGCTCGTCTACTCCTACGGCAAGTCCTCGCCGGGCGAGGTGCGCGACGTACTGACCCGTCAGCTCGACCCGTACTACGTGGCGCCGCTGTGGCCCGACTCGGTGGCGCTCGCCGCCCTCCAGGCGCAGGCCCTCATCGACGCGGGCGAGGCCGACGAGGCCGCGCTCGCCTCGATCGCCGACCGCAGCCGGGCATCGGCCACCGCCAACCCCCATGCACAGGTGCGGGGTTCGCGTCCACCGGGTGACTACGTCGTACGCCCGCTGCGCACCGGTGACTGCCCGCCGGTCGGTGACGGCGCCGCCGCCGTTATCCTGGCCGCGGGTGACCGGGTACGCGAACTGTGCGCGCGGCCCGCGTGGATCCGCGGCATGGACCACCGCATCGAGGCGCACAGCCTCGGCGTGCGGGACCTCACCGACTCGCCGTCCAGCCGGCTCGCCGCCACGCACGCCGGAGCCTTCGAACGGCCCGTCGACACCGCCGAGTTGCACGCCCCGTTCACCTCGCAGGAGGTCGTCCTGCGCAAGGCCCTGAAGCTCGGCGACGGCGTCGCCGTCAACCCCTCGGGGGGCGCCCTCGCCGCGAACCCCGTGATGGCGGCCGGGCTGATCCGGCTCGGCGAGGCCGCCGCCCGCATCCACCGCGGCGAGTCCGACCGGGCGCTCGCACACGCCACGTCCGGGCCCTGCCTTCAGCAGAACCTGGTCGCCGTCCTGGAGGGGGAGTCATGA